A single window of Myxocyprinus asiaticus isolate MX2 ecotype Aquarium Trade chromosome 34, UBuf_Myxa_2, whole genome shotgun sequence DNA harbors:
- the LOC127425491 gene encoding polypeptide N-acetylgalactosaminyltransferase 12-like — MALYGRRSRSKLILCILGAFVAGYLIFPKDVQTPSDVGLANRREVPVVERSNVDVEFLKRPVYEKPPLDINALGEMGRAVILDLKDEEKQEQEESIKKHQINTYVSDKISLHRRLPERWNPLCKTLKYDYLSLPSTSVVIAFYNEAWSTLLRTVHSVLETSPDLLLTEVILVDDYSDRDHLKEPLENYIANLKKVRLIRARKREGLVRARLLGASIATGEVLTFLDCHCECHEGWLEPLLQRIKEEPSAVVCPVIDVIDWNTFQYLGNPGEPQIGGFDWRLVFTWHTVPEHEQKRRSSSTDVIRSPTMAGGLFAINKKYFHYLGTYDTGMEVWGGENLEFSFRIWQCGGSLEVHPCSHVGHVFPKKAPYSRSKALANSVRAAEVWMDVYKDMYYHRNPHARLEAYGDVTDRRKLRMRLGCKDFKWFLDNIYPEIQVPEDRPGMFGMLKNKGMANHCFDYNPPDDHNMAGHRVILYPCHGMGQNQFFEYSTLQEIRYNTRDPAGCIVADPVSTFLTMHHCSKPREAVPEDQKFVFREDGTFYHIQTQQCVEAVHRTDTGSPGPALRPCSDSASQKWIFEERT; from the exons ATGGCATTATATGGCAGACGGAGTCGGTCCAAGTTAATTCTGTGCATTCTCGGAGCTTTTGTTGCGGGATATTTAATATTTCCTAAGGACGTTCAGACTCCAAGCGATGTCGGGTTGGCGAATCGAAGAGAAGTGCCAGTCGTGGAGCGCAGTAATGTGGACGTTGAGTTTTTAAAGAGACCTGTTTATGAGAAGCCTCCTCTGGATATTAATGCATTGGGGGAGATGGGCAGAGCTGTCATACTGGACCTGAAAGATGAAGAGAAGCAAGAGCAGGAAGAGAGTAtcaaaaaacatcaaataaacactTATGTCAGCGATAAAATATCACTACACCGCCGACTGCCTGAAAGATGGAACCCATT ATGTAAAACCCTGAAATATGACTACCTGAGCTTGCCCTCAACCTCAGTAGTGATAGCCTTCTACAATGAAGCCTGGTCTACACTGCTGCGGACAGTGCACAGTGTCCTGGAGACCTCGCCTGACCTGCTGCTCACTGAAGTGATACTGGTGGATGACTACAGTGACAGAG ATCATTTAAAGGAGCCTCTTGAGAACTACATTGCCAATCTCAAAAAGGTGCGTCTTATCcgagcgagaaagagagagggttTAGTGAGGGCACGGCTCCTGGGGGCATCCATTGCTACAGGGGAAGTGCTGACCTTCCTGGACTGCCACTGTGAGTGCCATGAGGGCTGGTTAGAGCCATTACTCCAGAG AATAAAGGAGGAGCCATCTGCTGTGGTTTGTCCAGTTATAGACGTTATTGACTGGAACACCTTTCAATACCTGGGCAACCCTGGAGAACCTCAGATCGGAGGATTTGATTGGCGATTGGTGTTTACGTGGCACACTGTCCCAGAACATGAGCAGAAACGCAGAAGTTCCTCCACTGATGTTATTAG GTCTCCTACAATGGCTGGCGGTTTATTTGCAATCAATAAGAAGTACTTCCATTACCTGGGCACATATGACACAGGAATGGAGGTTTGGGGTGGAGAGAACCTGGAGTTTTCATTCAGA atctgGCAGTGTGGAGGGAGTCTGGAGGTTCACCCTTGCTCGCACGTTGGCCACGTCTTCCCGAAGAAAGCACCATACTCGAGAAGCAAGGCCTTGGCCAACAGCGTGCGGGCGGCAGAAGTCTGGATGGATGTATACAAAGACATGTATTACCATCGAAACCCGCATGCCCGTCTG GAGGCATATGGCGATGTGACAGACAGACGGAAACTCAGAATGCGTCTTGGCTGTAAAGACTTTAAGTGGTTCTTGGATAACATCTACCCTGAAATTCAAGTCCCAGAAGACAGGCCTGGCATGTTTGGGATG CTGAAGAATAAAGGAATGGCCAACCACTGCTTTGACTACAACCCACCTGATGATCATAATATGGCTGGTCACAGGGTCATTCTTTACCCATGTCATGGCATGGGTCAAAACCAG TTTTTTGAGTACTCCACACTCCAAGAGATCCGTTACAACACAAGGGATCCTGCAGGCTGTATCGTAGCTGATCCTGTCTCAACCTTCCTTACAATGCATCACTGCAGTAAGCCCAGGGAAGCTGTGCCTGAAGACCAGAAGTTTGTCTTCAGAGAG GATGGCACTTTCTACCACATTCAGACTCAGCAGTGTGTTGAGGCAGTGCACCGGACTGACACCGGCAGCCCTGGCCCCGCTCTCCGTCCCTGCTCAGACTCTGCCTCCCAGAAGTGGATCTTTGAAGAGAGAACATAG